TAAGTCAGTAATAACACTGATTTTTAGGCACCTTTTTCTTTTTGGTTTTAAATGATGAGGATGAAAGAAGTTCAGGGATGTAATGGAGCGGCATGTTAAGGATCCGTGTTAAAAATAGTGAAATTCAGTACAAAAAACAATCTAAAGAATTCTGGCCTGGAAGCTAATTTTATATGGAACAATGTATAAAGTTTGGTCAAGCTGGCATATCTTCTAATAAGGATTGGAAGATATGGAGGCAAGACATGAAAAAATGGATGACGATTTTTTTTGATATGCTGAAAGTCTTTATATTATTTACTGCATTTACGTTATTCTTTTACTATGCTATCATATGGATTAACTTAGAGTATGACCATCAAAGACGTTATGAGGAGCCAGAGGGATCGGCTCTAAAAGTGACGAATATGGTAGAGGAAAATCAAGATCATTGGTACCATCGATTAATCTTCTTTTATTTACATGGGGAGTAGAGTGACATTGAATGATCAAATACAAGACTTTATTCATTATTTAATCGTTGAGCGTGGCTTAACAACTAACACGATAGTATCTTATGAGAGAGATTTGAAAAGTTATGCGTCATATTTAAGAGAACATGCTTCCATTACAACTGTTCGAGAAATTGGAAGAGTCCATATTATGCAATTTTTGAAGCATTTGAAAGACGACGGAAAGTCCAGTAAGACAATAGCAAGGCATATTGCCTCGATTCGTTCCTTTCATCAATTTTTGTTGCGTGAGCGAATTGCTGATGAGGACCCTTCTGTCCATATTGAAACGCCACAAGTAGAACGAAAGTTACCAAGTGTTCTTTCGTTACAAGAGGTGGAAGCAATCATTGAAACGCCGAAGTTAACGTCACCAATCGGCTATCGAGATAAAGCGATGCTTGAACTTCTTTATGCAACAGGAATTCGCGTGAGTGAGTTAATTCAATTGAATCTATCAGATATTCACTTAATGATGGGTTTTATTCGTTGCTACGGAAAAGGAAGAAAAGAAAGAATTGTGCCAATCGGAGAACAAGCAACGAAGGCACTAGAGGAATACCTGCAAAAAGGACGTCCAAAATTATTCAAGCCGAAAAACGACACTGATGCTTTGTTTTTAAACCATCATGGTAAACGGATATCTCGTCAAGGATTTTGGAAAAACTTGAAGAAAATTGCACAAGAAGCGGGTATTCATAAGGAATTAACTCCACATACGTTGCGACATTCATTTGCGACACATCTACTTGAAAATGGTGCGGATTTGAGGGCTGTACAAGAAATGCTTGGACATGCTGATATCTCAACAACCCAAATTTATACACATGTGACAAAGACGCGGCTGAAGGAAGTTTACAATCAATTTCACCCACGTGCTTAGATGAGGGGCTCGGAATGGCCAGTAACATGGCTTTCTGAGCACCTTTTTATTTTGTCACTTTAGTCATATTTTCGTTTCAAGTCTTCAATATATGGTTGGCAAAAAGTATCAGTTTAATGGGGTGTAATGACTAAAGAATGGTGCGAAATGATGAAGGAACGATCGTTATAACTAACATAAAAAGGATATTTAGCACGAATGAACTAGAGAAGCATTTGATTCTTAATGTTTCCGTCACAAATTTTAGCCTTTTTATTGCAGAAACATTTGAAAACGGTTTATAATCTAGTTGTCAGACTTCTGACAATCGCGTTTGAATCAATATGATAAATTATTTAAGGATATATTAGGTAGTAGGATTTTGACAAGGAGGAAATGTCTCATGAAAGACTTTACATATGATCGCGTCTTTTTAATTGTAATGGACTCGGTAGGAATTGGAGAAGCGCCTGACGCGGAGAAATTTAATGACAAAGGTGCAGA
The Bacillus kexueae DNA segment above includes these coding regions:
- a CDS encoding YqzK family protein — translated: MKKWMTIFFDMLKVFILFTAFTLFFYYAIIWINLEYDHQRRYEEPEGSALKVTNMVEENQDHWYHRLIFFYLHGE
- the xerD gene encoding site-specific tyrosine recombinase XerD; amino-acid sequence: MNDQIQDFIHYLIVERGLTTNTIVSYERDLKSYASYLREHASITTVREIGRVHIMQFLKHLKDDGKSSKTIARHIASIRSFHQFLLRERIADEDPSVHIETPQVERKLPSVLSLQEVEAIIETPKLTSPIGYRDKAMLELLYATGIRVSELIQLNLSDIHLMMGFIRCYGKGRKERIVPIGEQATKALEEYLQKGRPKLFKPKNDTDALFLNHHGKRISRQGFWKNLKKIAQEAGIHKELTPHTLRHSFATHLLENGADLRAVQEMLGHADISTTQIYTHVTKTRLKEVYNQFHPRA